A genomic segment from Candidatus Viadribacter manganicus encodes:
- the gyrB gene encoding DNA topoisomerase (ATP-hydrolyzing) subunit B — protein sequence MTAPQNAPASAPDYGADSIKVLKGLDAVRKRPGMYIGDTDDGSGLHHMIYEVVDNAIDEALAGHATKVQVILHPDGSAEIIDNGRGIPTDIHQEEGVSAAEVIMTQLHAGGKFDQNSYKVSGGLHGVGVSVVNALSEWLDLRIWRAGKEHAMRFVHGDAVAPLKEVGPAPQEDGKTLNGTAVRFLASPKTFTMVEYDRKTIEHRLRELAFLNSGVRIMFKDLRGPEPFEETLFYEGGVKAYVNHLDRSRTALIPDAIYVIGEKDGITVEASMQWNDGYHENTLCFTNNIPQKDGGTHVAGFRGALTRVVNAYMQSSGIAKKEKVEITGDDAREGLTCVLSVKVPDPKFSSQTKEKLVSSEVRPVVENLMSDALNQWFEENPGHAKNVMGKIVQAAAAREAARKAREMRRKSTLDISSLPGKLADCQEKDPAKSEIFIVEGDSAGGSAKQGRARETQAVLPLRGKILNVERARFDKMLSSEQVGTLITALGTGIGRDDFNIEKLRYHKIIIMTDADVDGAHIRTLLLTFFYRQMPEIIDGGYLYIAQPPLYKATKGKSGRYLKDQAEFENFLIEEGSSGAVLEAAGAQYAGDDLKRLAREAMAVETLIKRLHARVPDSVLEQTAIAGAFAQGASDKEAQEAAVRLNAIAEEGEGNWTGRFDPDGALVLERTVRGVAERATLDKLFLSSADARRLADRAAALRETYVTRAQLKRGGEVIDINGPLSLLHAIEGAGQKGVTVQRYKGLGEMNAEQLWETTLDADVRTLLQVKVDHADDADEMFSKLMGDVVEPRRAFIEEFALEADVDA from the coding sequence ATGACCGCCCCTCAAAACGCCCCCGCGAGCGCTCCCGACTACGGCGCCGATTCTATCAAAGTTCTCAAAGGCTTAGACGCGGTGCGGAAGCGGCCGGGGATGTATATTGGGGATACGGATGATGGGTCCGGTCTTCATCACATGATTTACGAAGTCGTCGACAACGCGATCGACGAAGCGTTGGCGGGACACGCGACCAAAGTTCAGGTGATTTTGCACCCGGACGGCAGCGCCGAGATCATCGACAACGGGCGCGGCATCCCGACGGACATCCACCAGGAAGAGGGCGTCTCCGCAGCTGAAGTGATCATGACTCAGCTGCACGCGGGCGGAAAGTTCGACCAGAACTCGTACAAGGTGTCAGGCGGCCTTCACGGCGTCGGCGTCTCGGTCGTGAACGCGCTCAGCGAGTGGCTTGATCTGCGCATCTGGCGCGCCGGCAAAGAGCACGCCATGCGCTTCGTGCATGGCGACGCTGTTGCGCCGCTGAAGGAAGTCGGCCCCGCGCCGCAGGAAGACGGCAAGACGCTAAACGGCACCGCCGTGCGTTTCCTCGCCTCTCCCAAAACCTTCACCATGGTCGAGTACGACCGCAAAACCATCGAGCACCGCCTGCGCGAGCTGGCGTTTCTCAATTCCGGCGTCCGCATCATGTTCAAGGATCTACGCGGGCCAGAGCCGTTCGAAGAAACGCTCTTCTACGAAGGCGGCGTCAAAGCCTACGTCAACCACCTCGACCGTAGCCGCACCGCGCTCATCCCGGACGCCATCTATGTCATCGGCGAGAAGGACGGCATCACCGTCGAAGCCTCGATGCAGTGGAATGACGGCTATCACGAGAACACGCTCTGCTTCACCAACAACATCCCGCAAAAGGATGGCGGCACCCACGTCGCCGGCTTCCGCGGCGCGCTGACGCGCGTTGTGAACGCCTACATGCAGAGCTCCGGCATCGCCAAAAAGGAAAAGGTCGAGATCACCGGTGACGACGCCCGCGAAGGCCTCACTTGCGTGCTTTCGGTCAAAGTGCCTGATCCGAAATTCTCGTCGCAGACCAAGGAAAAGCTGGTTTCCTCAGAAGTGCGCCCGGTGGTCGAAAACTTGATGAGCGATGCGCTCAATCAATGGTTCGAGGAAAATCCCGGCCACGCCAAGAACGTGATGGGCAAGATCGTGCAAGCCGCCGCCGCGCGCGAAGCGGCGCGCAAGGCGCGCGAAATGCGCCGCAAATCGACGCTCGATATTTCCTCGCTCCCGGGCAAGCTCGCCGACTGCCAGGAGAAAGATCCGGCCAAGTCAGAAATCTTCATCGTCGAGGGTGACTCGGCAGGCGGTTCGGCCAAGCAGGGCCGCGCACGCGAAACCCAAGCCGTGCTGCCGCTGCGCGGCAAGATCCTCAATGTCGAGCGCGCGCGCTTCGATAAGATGCTGTCGAGCGAACAGGTCGGCACGCTGATCACCGCGCTCGGCACCGGCATCGGCCGCGACGATTTCAACATCGAAAAGCTGCGCTACCACAAAATCATCATCATGACCGACGCCGACGTTGACGGCGCCCACATCCGCACGCTGCTGCTGACGTTCTTCTATCGGCAAATGCCCGAGATCATCGATGGCGGTTATCTCTACATCGCCCAGCCGCCGCTTTATAAAGCCACCAAAGGCAAGAGCGGCCGCTACCTCAAGGATCAAGCCGAATTCGAGAACTTCTTAATCGAGGAAGGCTCTTCAGGCGCCGTGCTTGAAGCGGCCGGCGCGCAATATGCGGGCGATGATTTGAAGCGCCTGGCGCGCGAAGCCATGGCCGTCGAAACCTTGATCAAGCGCTTGCACGCGCGCGTACCTGATAGCGTCTTGGAGCAAACCGCCATCGCCGGCGCGTTCGCACAGGGCGCGAGCGATAAAGAAGCGCAAGAAGCCGCCGTCCGCCTCAACGCCATCGCCGAAGAAGGCGAGGGCAATTGGACCGGCCGCTTCGATCCTGATGGCGCGCTGGTGCTCGAGCGCACGGTGCGCGGCGTCGCCGAACGCGCGACCTTGGATAAGCTCTTTCTCTCCTCCGCCGATGCGCGCCGCCTTGCCGATCGCGCAGCGGCCTTGCGCGAAACCTACGTCACGCGCGCCCAGCTGAAGCGCGGCGGCGAAGTGATCGACATTAACGGCCCGCTCTCGCTGCTGCACGCCATCGAAGGTGCGGGGCAAAAGGGCGTCACCGTGCAGCGTTATAAGGGCCTTGGCGAAATGAACGCCGAGCAGCTCTGGGAAACCACGCTCGACGCCGACGTGCGCACGCTTCTGCAAGTGAAGGTCGATCACGCCGACGATGCCGACGAGATGTTCTCGAAGCTGATGGGCGATGTGGTCGAGCCTCGGCGCGCGTTTATTGAAGAGTTCGCGCTGGAAGCGGACGTGGACGCCTAG
- a CDS encoding sulfite exporter TauE/SafE family protein produces the protein MSLPDILAILSGGAVGLVLAIIGGGGSILATPALLYVVGVANPHVAIGTSAIAVSVNAFANFINHARRGNVRWRCAMVFAASGVFGAAIGAAIGKVTDAQILLPLFAVLMIVIGIAMLRRPPSDTGQDVRLTRENAPKLIAYGAGVGAISGFFGIGGGFLIVPGLIGATGMSMIQAIGSSLFSVGSFGATTAASYALDNLIDWRIAALFIGGGLIGGLAGASIASHLAKQRGALQRVFAGVVFLVAAYMLYRSFIAPH, from the coding sequence ATGAGCCTCCCCGACATTCTTGCGATCTTGAGCGGCGGCGCCGTCGGCCTGGTCCTCGCAATCATCGGCGGCGGCGGCTCGATCCTCGCCACACCGGCGCTGCTCTACGTCGTCGGCGTCGCCAACCCGCACGTCGCGATCGGCACCTCCGCCATCGCCGTATCGGTCAACGCCTTCGCCAACTTCATCAACCACGCCCGCCGCGGCAACGTCCGTTGGCGCTGCGCCATGGTGTTCGCCGCCTCGGGCGTCTTCGGCGCAGCCATCGGCGCCGCCATCGGCAAAGTCACCGACGCGCAAATCCTGCTGCCGCTCTTTGCCGTGCTGATGATCGTCATCGGCATCGCCATGCTGCGCCGCCCACCCAGCGACACCGGCCAGGACGTCCGCCTCACCCGCGAGAACGCCCCCAAGCTCATCGCCTACGGCGCCGGCGTCGGCGCCATCTCCGGCTTCTTCGGCATCGGCGGCGGCTTTCTCATCGTCCCCGGCCTCATCGGCGCCACCGGCATGAGCATGATCCAAGCCATCGGCTCGTCGCTCTTCTCGGTCGGAAGTTTCGGCGCCACCACCGCCGCCTCCTACGCGCTCGACAATCTCATCGACTGGCGTATCGCCGCGCTCTTCATCGGCGGCGGCCTCATCGGCGGCCTCGCCGGCGCCTCGATCGCATCGCATCTCGCCAAGCAACGCGGCGCCCTACAACGCGTCTTCGCCGGCGTCGTCTTCCTCGTCGCCGCCTACATGCTCTACCGCTCCTTCATCGCGCCGCACTAA
- a CDS encoding rhodanese-like domain-containing protein, whose product MTSLNPISAPELKRKLDSGDTVLIDIRETDEHAREHILGARLAPLSAIDAHDFDRDHGKAAVFHCRSGLRTQSNAATLLARGFREAYYLQGGIEAWKQAGLPVHSNRNAPLEIMRQVQITAGLLILLGVTLGALVNPAFYGLSAFIGAGLTFAGTTGWCGMAMILKAMPWNRGSFGA is encoded by the coding sequence ATGACCTCGCTCAATCCCATCAGCGCGCCGGAGCTCAAGCGGAAGCTCGATAGCGGCGACACCGTGCTCATCGACATCCGCGAGACCGACGAACACGCGCGCGAGCACATCCTCGGCGCGCGCCTCGCGCCGCTCTCGGCAATCGACGCGCACGATTTCGATCGCGACCATGGCAAAGCCGCCGTGTTTCACTGCCGCTCGGGTCTACGCACCCAAAGCAACGCCGCCACCTTGCTCGCGCGCGGCTTCCGCGAAGCCTATTACCTGCAAGGCGGCATCGAGGCCTGGAAGCAGGCCGGCCTGCCCGTGCACAGCAACCGCAACGCCCCGCTCGAGATCATGCGCCAGGTTCAAATCACCGCTGGCCTTCTCATTTTGCTTGGCGTCACCCTTGGCGCGCTGGTCAATCCAGCCTTCTATGGTCTCTCCGCATTCATCGGCGCAGGGCTTACCTTTGCCGGCACAACAGGCTGGTGCGGCATGGCGATGATCTTGAAGGCGATGCCGTGGAATCGCGGCAGCTTCGGCGCATGA
- a CDS encoding ArsR/SmtB family transcription factor, with the protein MALAELSPTQFAAKAGEAAALLKALAHESRLMVLCQLSDGEHSAGALQEASGLSQSALSQHLARLREEGLVATRRDAQSIFYRLADPNVARILDTLASIYCPPKRKRK; encoded by the coding sequence ATGGCTCTCGCTGAACTCTCCCCCACCCAGTTTGCCGCCAAGGCCGGCGAAGCGGCGGCGCTACTCAAGGCGCTGGCGCATGAATCGCGGCTGATGGTGCTTTGCCAATTGTCGGACGGCGAACACTCAGCCGGGGCGCTGCAAGAAGCCTCCGGCCTCTCACAATCAGCGTTGTCGCAGCATCTGGCGCGGCTGCGTGAAGAAGGCCTCGTCGCCACCCGCCGCGATGCGCAATCCATCTTCTATCGCCTCGCCGATCCCAACGTCGCCCGCATCCTCGACACGCTGGCGTCGATCTATTGCCCCCCAAAACGGAAACGGAAATGA
- a CDS encoding MBL fold metallo-hydrolase, which produces MTLPKVRAFFHEPTFTVSYLVWDAETKNGAIIDSVLDFDQSSGRTGTHSAEAILAAAKAEGVTINWLLETHAHADHISGAPFLKKATAAPIAIGERIKAVQQVFKDVFNLAYVTADGRPFDKLVADGEVLKLGALEIKVIHTPGHTPACVSYLIGDALFVGDTMFMPDFGTARADFPGGDARTLYRSIQKLLALPPETRIFLCHDYKAPGRDVFAWESTVGEERAKNIHLANVSEDEFVAIREARDKTLSMPALILPSIQVNIQAGELPPPEPNGVRYLKLPINAL; this is translated from the coding sequence ATGACCCTCCCTAAAGTCCGCGCCTTCTTTCACGAGCCTACGTTCACCGTGAGCTATCTGGTCTGGGATGCTGAGACCAAGAACGGTGCGATCATCGATAGCGTGCTGGATTTCGATCAAAGCTCAGGTCGCACCGGCACGCATTCGGCTGAAGCGATCTTGGCCGCGGCGAAGGCGGAAGGCGTCACTATCAATTGGCTGCTTGAGACCCATGCGCATGCCGACCACATTTCAGGCGCCCCGTTCCTGAAGAAGGCGACAGCGGCGCCGATCGCGATCGGTGAGCGCATCAAAGCGGTGCAGCAGGTCTTCAAGGATGTCTTCAATCTTGCCTACGTGACCGCCGATGGCCGTCCGTTCGACAAGCTGGTCGCTGACGGCGAAGTGCTGAAACTCGGCGCCTTGGAGATCAAAGTGATCCACACTCCTGGTCACACGCCGGCGTGTGTCTCATATCTCATTGGCGATGCTCTTTTTGTCGGCGACACCATGTTCATGCCGGACTTCGGCACTGCGCGTGCTGACTTTCCGGGCGGCGATGCGCGTACGCTCTATCGCTCAATCCAGAAATTGTTGGCGCTTCCGCCTGAGACGCGCATCTTCCTCTGCCACGATTACAAAGCGCCGGGCCGCGATGTCTTTGCCTGGGAAAGCACGGTCGGCGAGGAGCGGGCCAAGAACATTCATTTGGCCAATGTTTCAGAGGACGAGTTCGTTGCGATCCGTGAGGCGCGTGACAAGACCTTGTCTATGCCGGCGCTGATCCTGCCCTCGATCCAGGTGAATATTCAGGCCGGCGAGTTACCCCCGCCCGAGCCTAATGGCGTGCGCTATCTGAAATTGCCGATCAACGCGCTCTAA
- a CDS encoding c-type cytochrome — protein sequence MYKAVIGAVALVLLSACAQQQAQEPTREELVARGDYLVNNIGGCNDCHTPMTPTGPDAAHALQGATLAFAPTIEIPWAPVAPSIAGIPPGYTEEQFAAFLQTGVRPDGSSPRPPMPAFRLNEEDARAMTAYIATLPRETP from the coding sequence ATGTATAAGGCAGTTATTGGCGCGGTTGCGTTGGTGTTGTTGAGCGCATGCGCGCAGCAGCAGGCGCAAGAACCGACGCGAGAGGAGCTTGTCGCGCGCGGCGACTATCTCGTGAACAACATTGGCGGCTGCAACGATTGTCACACGCCGATGACGCCGACTGGGCCGGACGCAGCGCACGCGCTGCAAGGCGCAACGCTCGCCTTTGCGCCGACGATTGAGATTCCATGGGCGCCGGTTGCGCCGTCGATCGCCGGAATTCCTCCGGGCTACACTGAAGAGCAGTTTGCGGCGTTCCTGCAGACTGGCGTCCGACCCGACGGCTCAAGTCCGCGCCCGCCAATGCCTGCGTTCCGTTTGAACGAAGAAGATGCGCGCGCGATGACGGCGTACATCGCGACACTGCCGCGCGAGACTCCGTAA
- the thpR gene encoding RNA 2',3'-cyclic phosphodiesterase: protein MSLRLFAALSIPDEVAERLLPLMKGVGGANWRPRENLHLTLRFFGAITEPVAEDLDGELEAATRGIDPFELRLKGAGSFGGADPHALWIGAAESDSLKQLAAACEKAARRVKLKPEPVKFTPHVTIAYLNGATLDRVQAFVARHGLFETPAFAVGGFGLYSSITRKSAPSLYRLEAEYPLRG, encoded by the coding sequence ATGTCGCTTCGTTTGTTCGCTGCTCTTTCAATTCCAGATGAGGTCGCGGAGCGCTTGCTGCCGCTGATGAAGGGTGTTGGCGGCGCCAATTGGCGGCCGCGCGAGAACTTGCACCTGACGCTGCGCTTCTTCGGTGCGATCACCGAGCCTGTCGCGGAAGATCTCGATGGCGAGTTGGAAGCGGCGACGCGCGGGATCGATCCATTCGAGCTGCGCTTGAAGGGCGCCGGTTCGTTCGGCGGCGCCGATCCGCACGCGCTTTGGATAGGCGCAGCTGAAAGCGATTCATTGAAGCAGCTTGCGGCGGCGTGTGAGAAGGCGGCGCGGCGCGTCAAGCTGAAACCGGAGCCGGTCAAGTTCACGCCGCACGTGACGATCGCGTATTTGAACGGCGCAACGCTTGATCGGGTGCAGGCGTTCGTCGCCCGGCACGGATTGTTCGAGACGCCTGCGTTCGCGGTCGGCGGTTTTGGGCTCTATTCCAGCATCACGCGGAAATCCGCTCCGAGCCTTTATCGGCTCGAAGCGGAGTATCCATTACGGGGTTAA
- a CDS encoding NAD-dependent deacylase: MIAKRIFILTGAGVSAESGLSTFRDTGGIWSRYKLEEVASIQGYENNPAFVLEFYNMRRNTHAGVEPNEAHIALGQLQTIWAERGGAVTICTQNVDNLHERGGALSVIHMHGEIAKARCHDCGGLAPYDGDLSPNMGCGACGRTGGMRPHVVWFGETPLYMDEIYEALSSADLFVSIGTSGNVYPAAGFVSAARAAGIPTMEINLEPSGNAEAFDLARYGKASEQVPAWVAEMVAIAG; this comes from the coding sequence ATGATTGCCAAGCGCATTTTCATACTGACGGGCGCCGGTGTTTCGGCTGAATCCGGTCTTTCGACGTTTCGTGACACGGGCGGAATCTGGAGTCGCTACAAGCTTGAAGAAGTCGCCTCGATTCAAGGCTATGAGAACAATCCGGCGTTCGTGCTCGAGTTCTACAATATGCGACGGAACACGCATGCAGGCGTTGAGCCGAATGAAGCGCATATCGCGCTCGGCCAATTGCAGACGATCTGGGCTGAACGTGGCGGCGCCGTCACGATTTGCACGCAGAACGTCGACAATCTTCACGAACGTGGCGGCGCGTTGAGCGTCATCCATATGCACGGCGAGATCGCCAAGGCGCGCTGCCACGATTGCGGTGGGCTCGCGCCTTATGATGGCGATCTCTCACCCAATATGGGCTGCGGTGCGTGCGGACGAACCGGCGGCATGCGTCCGCATGTCGTGTGGTTCGGTGAGACGCCGCTTTACATGGATGAGATCTACGAGGCGCTTTCGAGCGCCGATTTGTTCGTTTCGATCGGTACGTCAGGGAATGTGTATCCGGCGGCCGGCTTTGTTTCCGCGGCGCGTGCGGCGGGTATCCCGACGATGGAGATCAACCTTGAACCTTCCGGCAATGCGGAGGCGTTCGATCTCGCGCGTTACGGAAAAGCAAGCGAGCAAGTGCCTGCCTGGGTCGCTGAGATGGTGGCGATCGCAGGCTAG
- a CDS encoding metallopeptidase family protein, with the protein MSPILPTSLDEFERLARQAWAELPSRFRDLAGDVLIRVEDLADDDILAELGIDDPFELTGLYSGDDLTQRSIMDASPNPPMVFLYRRAILDEWIERGDVDLRELVAHVLVHEVGHHFGLSDDHMDKLLEDAD; encoded by the coding sequence ATGAGCCCCATCCTCCCGACCTCGCTGGACGAATTCGAGCGCCTGGCGCGCCAAGCCTGGGCCGAGCTTCCCTCCAGGTTCCGGGACCTTGCCGGCGACGTCCTGATCCGCGTCGAGGACCTCGCCGACGACGACATCCTCGCCGAACTCGGCATCGACGACCCGTTCGAACTCACTGGGCTCTATTCGGGCGACGACCTCACCCAGCGCTCGATCATGGACGCGTCGCCAAACCCGCCTATGGTTTTTCTCTATCGCCGCGCCATTCTCGATGAGTGGATCGAACGCGGCGACGTCGATCTTCGCGAACTCGTCGCGCACGTGCTGGTGCACGAAGTGGGACACCACTTCGGCCTCAGCGACGATCACATGGATAAGCTGCTGGAAGACGCCGATTAG
- a CDS encoding ferritin-like domain-containing protein produces MADSAAPIRQITKDEVYDAVPPTDFSQMLEIDRHLNRSTAFDKIISATHDHFWDPLDTKYIDFKDDFDPDTTDFIPDVMIPALLTDYVSNHFADKPADRIRFKSQVGRWVMSSILHGEQGALNLSASLCHVLRDPGAQEYAANQTREEGRHVTAFAKYIIARWGSPLPCGTVLAGLLQEIVHAPEVYKKIIGMQMLVEGLAMGAFATIFKEWNDPLVKRLTQLVMTDEAFHHKFGKIWADRTIPKLSAEEHEIVENWAAHCFQTLLFNLVAPHQMTAIYAQFGLDPDKVMQGFQEVATDEARREHMKEGTNIFRVLVKTLWNAGIITDRTKSFYAMYIDFDEFKAEGDEMVGDAIADEGIQYLKTINFGINAGALNDVKAAAVAAE; encoded by the coding sequence ATGGCCGACTCCGCCGCCCCTATCCGCCAAATCACCAAGGACGAGGTCTACGACGCCGTTCCGCCGACCGATTTCAGCCAAATGCTGGAAATCGATCGTCACCTGAACCGCTCGACCGCGTTCGATAAGATCATCTCAGCGACCCACGATCACTTCTGGGATCCGCTCGACACCAAATACATCGACTTCAAAGACGACTTCGATCCGGACACCACCGACTTCATCCCCGACGTGATGATTCCGGCGCTGCTGACCGATTACGTCTCGAACCACTTTGCCGACAAACCGGCCGATCGCATTCGCTTCAAGAGCCAGGTCGGCCGCTGGGTCATGAGCTCGATTCTGCACGGTGAGCAGGGCGCGCTGAACCTCTCCGCTTCGCTCTGCCACGTGCTGCGCGATCCGGGCGCGCAGGAATACGCCGCCAACCAAACGCGCGAAGAAGGCCGTCATGTCACGGCGTTCGCGAAATACATCATCGCGCGCTGGGGCTCGCCGCTGCCGTGCGGCACGGTGCTCGCGGGTCTCTTGCAAGAGATCGTGCACGCGCCGGAGGTCTATAAGAAGATTATCGGCATGCAGATGCTGGTCGAAGGCCTCGCCATGGGCGCCTTCGCGACGATCTTCAAAGAGTGGAACGATCCGCTGGTGAAGCGTCTGACGCAGCTCGTCATGACCGACGAAGCGTTCCACCATAAGTTCGGAAAGATCTGGGCTGACCGCACGATCCCGAAATTGTCGGCGGAAGAGCATGAGATCGTTGAGAACTGGGCGGCGCATTGCTTCCAGACGCTGCTGTTCAACCTCGTCGCGCCGCACCAGATGACCGCGATCTACGCGCAGTTCGGCTTGGATCCGGACAAGGTGATGCAGGGCTTCCAAGAAGTCGCCACCGACGAAGCGCGCCGCGAGCACATGAAGGAAGGCACCAACATCTTCCGCGTGTTGGTCAAGACCCTGTGGAACGCCGGCATCATCACCGATCGGACCAAGAGTTTCTATGCGATGTACATCGACTTTGATGAGTTCAAGGCCGAAGGTGATGAGATGGTTGGCGATGCGATTGCCGACGAAGGCATCCAATATCTTAAGACGATCAATTTCGGCATCAATGCCGGCGCGCTGAACGATGTGAAGGCCGCCGCGGTCGCTGCCGAGTAA
- a CDS encoding DUF2804 domain-containing protein has product MQHKMGRGDLLDVRGELIERGWASEEVRRYKRAAVRAHPLRTKEWDYYCVLAGDYGLAVTVADNDYLGFLGVTWFDFRARKYVSEDVLAPFPMGKMRMPESADAGDVRVAHGKLEIRYTHVVGARRVEVRAPAFDKGRGLEADLLLAQPPMDRMVIATPFAGAPRSFYYNQKINCLRADGAVIVGGERFAFCPDEALGVLDWGRGAWTYDNTWYWGSASGFVDGRVFGFNIGYGFGDTSAATESMLFVDGRAHKLERVTFHLPEGAPDSAPWRFTSSDNRFELTFEPVLDRASAASLGPIKSDQHQVFGRFSGNVVLDDGETLAIKDLLGFAEKVHNRW; this is encoded by the coding sequence GTGCAGCACAAGATGGGCCGCGGCGATCTTTTGGACGTGCGCGGCGAACTGATCGAACGCGGCTGGGCGAGCGAAGAGGTGCGCCGCTACAAACGCGCCGCTGTGCGTGCGCATCCATTGCGGACGAAAGAGTGGGATTATTATTGCGTGCTGGCAGGTGATTACGGCTTGGCCGTCACCGTCGCGGACAATGATTATCTCGGCTTTCTGGGCGTCACTTGGTTTGATTTTCGCGCACGTAAGTATGTGAGCGAAGACGTGTTGGCGCCGTTTCCGATGGGCAAGATGCGTATGCCGGAAAGTGCGGACGCGGGCGATGTGCGCGTGGCGCACGGCAAACTCGAAATTCGCTACACGCATGTCGTGGGCGCAAGGCGCGTCGAGGTACGCGCGCCGGCGTTCGATAAGGGGCGGGGGCTGGAGGCTGATTTGCTTTTGGCGCAGCCGCCGATGGATCGGATGGTGATTGCGACGCCGTTCGCGGGCGCGCCGCGCTCGTTTTACTACAATCAGAAGATCAATTGCTTGCGCGCCGATGGCGCGGTGATCGTTGGCGGTGAGCGTTTTGCGTTTTGCCCCGACGAAGCGCTCGGCGTACTCGATTGGGGTCGCGGCGCTTGGACGTACGACAACACTTGGTATTGGGGTTCGGCGTCGGGCTTCGTCGATGGGCGCGTGTTTGGCTTCAATATCGGCTACGGCTTTGGCGACACCTCGGCGGCGACTGAGAGCATGTTGTTCGTCGATGGCCGGGCGCACAAATTGGAACGGGTGACGTTTCATTTGCCGGAGGGCGCGCCGGATTCAGCGCCGTGGCGCTTCACCAGTAGCGATAACCGCTTTGAATTGACGTTTGAGCCGGTCTTGGATCGCGCGTCGGCGGCGTCTTTGGGGCCGATCAAGTCCGATCAGCATCAGGTGTTCGGCCGCTTTAGTGGGAATGTTGTGTTGGATGACGGCGAGACGCTTGCAATCAAGGACCTCCTCGGCTTTGCCGAGAAGGTCCACAATCGTTGGTGA
- a CDS encoding MmcB family DNA repair protein — translation MDEGLPASRPDVTAALARGVTRMLVERGLAPILEVPLANGRRADVMALTPQGEIWIVETKSCLEDYACDSKWPDYVEYCDRFFFGVTESFPREIIPEECGLVVADGFGGAILRDAPVRQLVAARRKAVTLLFARLAALRAAEF, via the coding sequence ATGGATGAAGGGCTTCCAGCTTCGCGCCCAGATGTGACGGCGGCGTTGGCGCGCGGCGTTACGCGGATGCTGGTGGAACGCGGGCTCGCGCCGATCCTGGAAGTTCCGCTCGCCAACGGGCGTCGCGCTGATGTGATGGCGCTGACGCCGCAAGGTGAGATCTGGATCGTTGAGACCAAATCGTGCCTCGAAGATTATGCGTGCGACTCCAAGTGGCCGGACTACGTTGAATATTGTGATCGCTTTTTCTTCGGTGTGACCGAGAGCTTTCCGCGCGAGATCATCCCGGAAGAATGCGGCCTTGTCGTCGCTGACGGATTCGGCGGCGCGATCCTGCGTGATGCGCCTGTCCGGCAACTGGTCGCGGCGCGGCGAAAGGCGGTGACGCTGCTGTTTGCCCGACTCGCTGCGCTGCGTGCGGCAGAGTTTTAA
- a CDS encoding DUF1254 domain-containing protein, producing MSWGKYILGALVIAVLIHFAVIIAVPRVLMNVAMERIGTGGENVWRTTGRVTAESRQIVRPSPDFAYSACVFDLSEGPVIITATPWDDYWSLSLYGANSDNFFVIDDREAHYGAEITLVRKGVAHPEGASMVVESPSTRGIALIRRLAPTPNTYEAAARVASEDVCTSVAQLSN from the coding sequence ATGAGCTGGGGCAAATATATTCTGGGCGCGCTGGTCATAGCTGTGCTCATCCACTTCGCGGTCATCATTGCCGTGCCGCGCGTGCTGATGAATGTCGCCATGGAGCGTATCGGCACGGGTGGCGAAAACGTCTGGCGCACCACGGGCCGCGTCACCGCTGAGTCGCGCCAGATCGTGCGCCCCTCGCCAGATTTCGCTTACTCAGCGTGCGTGTTCGATTTGAGCGAAGGCCCAGTCATCATCACCGCAACGCCGTGGGACGATTATTGGTCACTCTCGCTCTACGGCGCCAATAGCGACAATTTCTTCGTCATCGATGATCGCGAGGCTCACTACGGGGCAGAGATCACGCTTGTCCGCAAAGGCGTGGCGCATCCGGAAGGCGCTTCGATGGTTGTTGAAAGCCCTAGCACCCGCGGCATCGCTCTGATCCGCCGCCTCGCGCCAACGCCGAACACATACGAAGCTGCTGCGCGCGTCGCCTCCGAAGATGTTTGCACCAGCGTCGCGCAGCTCAGCAATTAA